A single genomic interval of Oenanthe melanoleuca isolate GR-GAL-2019-014 chromosome 13, OMel1.0, whole genome shotgun sequence harbors:
- the RBM27 gene encoding RNA-binding protein 27 isoform X3 produces the protein MIIESVDALKSWLAKLLEPICDADPSALANYVVALVKKDKPEKELKAFCADQLDVFLQKETSGFVDKLFESLYTKSYLPSAEPTKAEAKPAGQEKEEVKEELCVKQNFQESVEEERESRKKKYSSPQRSRGDSSEQRSREKKRDDGKWRDYDRYYDRSDLYREKSGWRRGRSKSRSKSRGVSRSRSRSRGRSKDRDGRSGLGQVCRKSKWHRLQHSTHLETALVQGREHRERERSKYKSEKNDVEGSYNPVSASPSKSSEQYSSAQAIPTAVTVVAPAHHLESTTESWSNYFNNHSNPSSFARNPPPKRRCQDYDERGYCVLGDLCQFDHGNDPLVVDEVSLPSMIPFPPPPPGLPPPPGLLLPPLPGPVRGLRLPVPQPHTQPPPPVVLPVPRPPLTQSSLISSREQPGTSAVPSLAPVGARLPPPLPQNLLYTVSEPANIIIQTEPPIPITNNSNVTRVVLEPDSRKRSPSSLECPPLKKPWLGKQVNNNQNKPGFLKKNQYTNTKLEVRKIPPELNNITQLNEHFSKFGTIVNIQVAFQNDPEAALIQYVSNEEARKAISSTEAVLSNRFIRVLWHRDSEQQSPLLQQQQAASPQGLQHLQQQALATPPAGSAHSSLAKVMNKPLASGAYVLNKVPVKRRLGAAGGSQPELSQPGAGLEESQIFPTSTSHSKMVYSSSNLKSTLKSGAGSKPHDVQEALKKKQEAMKLQQDMRKKKQEMLEKQIECQKMLISKLEKNKAMKPEERAEIMKTLKELTGKISQLKDELKTSSATSTPSKLKSKTEAQKELLDAELDFHKRLSSGEDTTELRKKLNQLQVEAARLGILPAGRGKAAAGRGRGRGRGGRGRAGQNHMVVDHRPKALAVGGFVEEEKDELVQHFSKFGDIEDLQEEDSPLSVVVTFKSRSEAENAANQGSRFKDRRLQISWHKPKVPSVSTEVEEEESKEEETETSDLFLHEDDDDDDEDEDESRSWRR, from the exons ATGATCATCGAGAGCGTCGACGCGCTCAAGTCCTGGCTGGCCAAGCTGCTGGAGCCCAT atGTGATGCAGACCCCTCTGCCTTGGCCAACTATGTGGTGGCCTTAGTGAAGAAGGACAAGCCTGAGAAGGAGCTGAAAGCTTTCTGTGCTGACCAGCTGGATGTCTTCCTGCAGAAAG AAACTTCAGGGTTTGTAGATAAACTTTTTGAAAGTCTGTACACCAAGAGTTACCTTCCTTCTGCTGAGCCCACAAAAGCAGAGGCAAAGCCTGCAGGGCAAGAGAAAGAAGAAGTCAAGGAGGAG TTGTGTgttaaacagaattttcaagAGTCTGTTGAGGAAGAGCGggagagcaggaagaagaagtATTCCAGTCCCCAGAGGAGCCGTGGAGACTCCAGTGAGCAAAG GTCCCGAGAGAAGAAGCGGGATGACGGGAAGTGGAGGGACTACGACAGGTACTATGACAGGAGTGACTTGTACAGGGAGAAGTCGGGCTGGCGCCGGGGCAGGAGCAAGAGCCGCAGCAAGAGCCGCGGGGTGAGCCGGAGCCGCAGCCGCAGCCGGGGCCGCAGCAAGGACCGGGACGGCAGGAGCG GGCTAGGTCAGGTCTGTCGGAAAAGTAAGTGGCACAGATTACAGCATTCCACGCACCTTGAGACCGCGTTAGTTCAGGGCAGAG agcaccgagagagagagagatcaaaatacaagagtgaaaaaaatgaTGTTGAAGGCTCATATAATCCAGTGTCTGCATCTCCCAGTAAATCCTCTGAGCAGTATTCCTCTGCACAAGCTATTCCCACTGCTGTAACTGTAGTTGCACCTGCACACCACCTTGAGAGCACCACAGAGAGCTGGTCAAATTACTTCAACAATCACAGCAATCCCAGTTCATTTGCTAGAAACCCTCCTCCTAAAAGAAGATGTCAGGATTATGACG AGCGAGGCTACTGCGTGCTCGGCGACCTGTGCCAGTTTGACCACGGCAACGACCCTTTGGTGGTGGACGAGGTGTCCTTGCCCAGCATGATCCCGttcccgccgccgccgccggggctgCCGCCgcctccagggctgctgctgccgccgctgccggggcCGGTGCGGGGCCTGCGGCTCCCGGTGCCGCAGCCGCACacgcagccgccgccgcccgtgGTGCTGCCCGTCCCGC GACCTCCTTTGACCCAGTCCAGCCTGATTAGCAGCCGTGAGCAGCCGGGGACGAGcgcagtgcccagcctggcgCCCGTGGGAGCCCGGCTGCCTCCCCCCCTGCCCCAGAACCTGCTCTACACCGTGTCAGAAC ctgccAACATTATCATCCAAACTGAACCTCCCATTCCCATTACAAATAACAGCAATGTCACTAGAGTTGTCCTGGAGCCAGACAGCAGGAAAAGGTCTCCAAGCAGCCTGGAATGTCCACCACTGAAGAAACCCTGGTTGGGAAA GCAAGTAAATAACAACCAGAATAAGCCAGGGTTTTTGAAAAAGAATCAATATACTAATACAAAATTAGAAGTTCGAAAAATTCCACCAGAACTGAACAATATTACACAGCTCAATGAACACTTCAGCAAATTTGGAACTATTGTAAACATTCAG GTTGCTTTCCAGAACGACCCCGAGGCCGCTCTCATCCAGTACGTGAGTAACGAGGAGGCAAGGAAGGCAATCTCCAGCACGGAGGCTGTGCTGAGCAATCGCTTCATCAGggtgctgtggcacagggacagcgAGCAGCAGTCccccctgctgcagcagcagcaggcagccagcccccagggcctgcagcacctgcagcagcaggcactggcCACACCTCCTGCTGGGAGTGCACACAGCAGCCTGGCCAAG GTGATGAACAAGCCCCTGGCATCGGGTGCTTACGTCCTGAACAAAGTCCCGGTGAAAAGGCGCCTTGGAGCAGCAGGGGGGAGCCAGCCCGAgctcagccagcctggggctgggctggaggagtCTCAG ATATTTCCTACTTCTACAAGCCACTCAAAAATGGTTTACAGTTCTTCAAACTTGAAGTCAACTCTGAAGTCTGGTGCAGGGTCTAAACCTCACGACGTGCAAGAAGCCCTTAAAAAAAAGCAG GAGGCAATGAAACTCCAGCAAGAtatgaggaaaaagaagcaggagatgttagaaaaacaaatagaatGCCAGAAA ATGTTGATATCCAAGCTGGAGAAAAACAAGGCCATGAAACCagaagagagagcagaaatTATGAAGACTTTGAAAGAGCtaacaggaaaaatatctcAGTTAAAGGATGAATTAAAAACATCATCTGCAACCTCCACACCATCCAAGTTGAAGTCTAAGACAGAG GcccagaaggagctgctggacgCAGAGCTGGACTTCCACAAGAGGCTGTCGTCCGGCGAGGACACGACCGAGCTGCGCAAGAAGCTGAACCAGCTGCAGGTGGAG GCGGCTCGGCTGGGCATCCTGCCGGCAGGCCGTGGCaaggcggcggcggggcggggccggggccgcggccgcgggggccggggccgggcggggcagAACCACATGGTGGTGGATCACCGGCCCAAGGCACTCGCCGTCGGAGGCTTcgtggaggaggagaaggacgAGCTGGTACAGCACTTCTCT AAATTTGGAGATATTGAAGATCTCCAAGAAGAGGATTCCCCATTAAGTGTTGTTGTAACATTTAAGTCCCGCTCAGAAGCTGAGAAT GCTGCTAACCAGGGATCCCGCTTCAAGGACCGGCGGCTCCAGATCTCCTGGCACAAACCCAAGGTACCCTCTGTGTCCACAGAGGTCGAGGAAGAGGAGTCCAAGGAAGAG GAGACTGAAAcctcagatttatttttgcatgaagatgatgacgatgatgatgaagatgaggatgaatCCCGTTcctggagaagatga
- the RBM27 gene encoding RNA-binding protein 27 isoform X4, whose translation MIIESVDALKSWLAKLLEPICDADPSALANYVVALVKKDKPEKELKAFCADQLDVFLQKETSGFVDKLFESLYTKSYLPSAEPTKAEAKPAGQEKEEVKEELCVKQNFQESVEEERESRKKKYSSPQRSRGDSSEQRSREKKRDDGKWRDYDRYYDRSDLYREKSGWRRGRSKSRSKSRGVSRSRSRSRGRSKDRDGRSEHRERERSKYKSEKNDVEGSYNPVSASPSKSSEQYSSAQAIPTAVTVVAPAHHLESTTESWSNYFNNHSNPSSFARNPPPKRRCQDYDERGYCVLGDLCQFDHGNDPLVVDEVSLPSMIPFPPPPPGLPPPPGLLLPPLPGPVRGLRLPVPQPHTQPPPPVVLPVPRPPLTQSSLISSREQPGTSAVPSLAPVGARLPPPLPQNLLYTVSEPANIIIQTEPPIPITNNSNVTRVVLEPDSRKRSPSSLECPPLKKPWLGKQVNNNQNKPGFLKKNQYTNTKLEVRKIPPELNNITQLNEHFSKFGTIVNIQVAFQNDPEAALIQYVSNEEARKAISSTEAVLSNRFIRVLWHRDSEQQSPLLQQQQAASPQGLQHLQQQALATPPAGSAHSSLAKVMNKPLASGAYVLNKVPVKRRLGAAGGSQPELSQPGAGLEESQIFPTSTSHSKMVYSSSNLKSTLKSGAGSKPHDVQEALKKKQEAMKLQQDMRKKKQEMLEKQIECQKMLISKLEKNKAMKPEERAEIMKTLKELTGKISQLKDELKTSSATSTPSKLKSKTEAQKELLDAELDFHKRLSSGEDTTELRKKLNQLQVEAARLGILPAGRGKAAAGRGRGRGRGGRGRAGQNHMVVDHRPKALAVGGFVEEEKDELVQHFSKFGDIEDLQEEDSPLSVVVTFKSRSEAENAANQGSRFKDRRLQISWHKPKVPSVSTEVEEEESKEEETETSDLFLHEDDDDDDEDEDESRSWRR comes from the exons ATGATCATCGAGAGCGTCGACGCGCTCAAGTCCTGGCTGGCCAAGCTGCTGGAGCCCAT atGTGATGCAGACCCCTCTGCCTTGGCCAACTATGTGGTGGCCTTAGTGAAGAAGGACAAGCCTGAGAAGGAGCTGAAAGCTTTCTGTGCTGACCAGCTGGATGTCTTCCTGCAGAAAG AAACTTCAGGGTTTGTAGATAAACTTTTTGAAAGTCTGTACACCAAGAGTTACCTTCCTTCTGCTGAGCCCACAAAAGCAGAGGCAAAGCCTGCAGGGCAAGAGAAAGAAGAAGTCAAGGAGGAG TTGTGTgttaaacagaattttcaagAGTCTGTTGAGGAAGAGCGggagagcaggaagaagaagtATTCCAGTCCCCAGAGGAGCCGTGGAGACTCCAGTGAGCAAAG GTCCCGAGAGAAGAAGCGGGATGACGGGAAGTGGAGGGACTACGACAGGTACTATGACAGGAGTGACTTGTACAGGGAGAAGTCGGGCTGGCGCCGGGGCAGGAGCAAGAGCCGCAGCAAGAGCCGCGGGGTGAGCCGGAGCCGCAGCCGCAGCCGGGGCCGCAGCAAGGACCGGGACGGCAGGAGCG agcaccgagagagagagagatcaaaatacaagagtgaaaaaaatgaTGTTGAAGGCTCATATAATCCAGTGTCTGCATCTCCCAGTAAATCCTCTGAGCAGTATTCCTCTGCACAAGCTATTCCCACTGCTGTAACTGTAGTTGCACCTGCACACCACCTTGAGAGCACCACAGAGAGCTGGTCAAATTACTTCAACAATCACAGCAATCCCAGTTCATTTGCTAGAAACCCTCCTCCTAAAAGAAGATGTCAGGATTATGACG AGCGAGGCTACTGCGTGCTCGGCGACCTGTGCCAGTTTGACCACGGCAACGACCCTTTGGTGGTGGACGAGGTGTCCTTGCCCAGCATGATCCCGttcccgccgccgccgccggggctgCCGCCgcctccagggctgctgctgccgccgctgccggggcCGGTGCGGGGCCTGCGGCTCCCGGTGCCGCAGCCGCACacgcagccgccgccgcccgtgGTGCTGCCCGTCCCGC GACCTCCTTTGACCCAGTCCAGCCTGATTAGCAGCCGTGAGCAGCCGGGGACGAGcgcagtgcccagcctggcgCCCGTGGGAGCCCGGCTGCCTCCCCCCCTGCCCCAGAACCTGCTCTACACCGTGTCAGAAC ctgccAACATTATCATCCAAACTGAACCTCCCATTCCCATTACAAATAACAGCAATGTCACTAGAGTTGTCCTGGAGCCAGACAGCAGGAAAAGGTCTCCAAGCAGCCTGGAATGTCCACCACTGAAGAAACCCTGGTTGGGAAA GCAAGTAAATAACAACCAGAATAAGCCAGGGTTTTTGAAAAAGAATCAATATACTAATACAAAATTAGAAGTTCGAAAAATTCCACCAGAACTGAACAATATTACACAGCTCAATGAACACTTCAGCAAATTTGGAACTATTGTAAACATTCAG GTTGCTTTCCAGAACGACCCCGAGGCCGCTCTCATCCAGTACGTGAGTAACGAGGAGGCAAGGAAGGCAATCTCCAGCACGGAGGCTGTGCTGAGCAATCGCTTCATCAGggtgctgtggcacagggacagcgAGCAGCAGTCccccctgctgcagcagcagcaggcagccagcccccagggcctgcagcacctgcagcagcaggcactggcCACACCTCCTGCTGGGAGTGCACACAGCAGCCTGGCCAAG GTGATGAACAAGCCCCTGGCATCGGGTGCTTACGTCCTGAACAAAGTCCCGGTGAAAAGGCGCCTTGGAGCAGCAGGGGGGAGCCAGCCCGAgctcagccagcctggggctgggctggaggagtCTCAG ATATTTCCTACTTCTACAAGCCACTCAAAAATGGTTTACAGTTCTTCAAACTTGAAGTCAACTCTGAAGTCTGGTGCAGGGTCTAAACCTCACGACGTGCAAGAAGCCCTTAAAAAAAAGCAG GAGGCAATGAAACTCCAGCAAGAtatgaggaaaaagaagcaggagatgttagaaaaacaaatagaatGCCAGAAA ATGTTGATATCCAAGCTGGAGAAAAACAAGGCCATGAAACCagaagagagagcagaaatTATGAAGACTTTGAAAGAGCtaacaggaaaaatatctcAGTTAAAGGATGAATTAAAAACATCATCTGCAACCTCCACACCATCCAAGTTGAAGTCTAAGACAGAG GcccagaaggagctgctggacgCAGAGCTGGACTTCCACAAGAGGCTGTCGTCCGGCGAGGACACGACCGAGCTGCGCAAGAAGCTGAACCAGCTGCAGGTGGAG GCGGCTCGGCTGGGCATCCTGCCGGCAGGCCGTGGCaaggcggcggcggggcggggccggggccgcggccgcgggggccggggccgggcggggcagAACCACATGGTGGTGGATCACCGGCCCAAGGCACTCGCCGTCGGAGGCTTcgtggaggaggagaaggacgAGCTGGTACAGCACTTCTCT AAATTTGGAGATATTGAAGATCTCCAAGAAGAGGATTCCCCATTAAGTGTTGTTGTAACATTTAAGTCCCGCTCAGAAGCTGAGAAT GCTGCTAACCAGGGATCCCGCTTCAAGGACCGGCGGCTCCAGATCTCCTGGCACAAACCCAAGGTACCCTCTGTGTCCACAGAGGTCGAGGAAGAGGAGTCCAAGGAAGAG GAGACTGAAAcctcagatttatttttgcatgaagatgatgacgatgatgatgaagatgaggatgaatCCCGTTcctggagaagatga
- the RBM27 gene encoding RNA-binding protein 27 isoform X2 — MIIESVDALKSWLAKLLEPICDADPSALANYVVALVKKDKPEKELKAFCADQLDVFLQKETSGFVDKLFESLYTKSYLPSAEPTKAEAKPAGQEKEEVKEELCVKQNFQESVEEERESRKKKYSSPQRSRGDSSEQRSREKKRDDGKWRDYDRYYDRSDLYREKSGWRRGRSKSRSKSRGVSRSRSRSRGRSKDRDGRSEHRERERSKYKSEKNDVEGSYNPVSASPSKSSEQYSSAQAIPTAVTVVAPAHHLESTTESWSNYFNNHSNPSSFARNPPPKRRCQDYDERGYCVLGDLCQFDHGNDPLVVDEVSLPSMIPFPPPPPGLPPPPGLLLPPLPGPVRGLRLPVPQPHTQPPPPVVLPVPRPPLTQSSLISSREQPGTSAVPSLAPVGARLPPPLPQNLLYTVSEHTYEPDGYNPEAPSITSAGRSQYRQFFTRAQMQRPNLIGLTSGEMDTNPRAANIIIQTEPPIPITNNSNVTRVVLEPDSRKRSPSSLECPPLKKPWLGKQVNNNQNKPGFLKKNQYTNTKLEVRKIPPELNNITQLNEHFSKFGTIVNIQVAFQNDPEAALIQYVSNEEARKAISSTEAVLSNRFIRVLWHRDSEQQSPLLQQQQAASPQGLQHLQQQALATPPAGSAHSSLAKVMNKPLASGAYVLNKVPVKRRLGAAGGSQPELSQPGAGLEESQIFPTSTSHSKMVYSSSNLKSTLKSGAGSKPHDVQEALKKKQEAMKLQQDMRKKKQEMLEKQIECQKMLISKLEKNKAMKPEERAEIMKTLKELTGKISQLKDELKTSSATSTPSKLKSKTEAQKELLDAELDFHKRLSSGEDTTELRKKLNQLQVEAARLGILPAGRGKAAAGRGRGRGRGGRGRAGQNHMVVDHRPKALAVGGFVEEEKDELVQHFSKFGDIEDLQEEDSPLSVVVTFKSRSEAENAANQGSRFKDRRLQISWHKPKVPSVSTEVEEEESKEEETETSDLFLHEDDDDDDEDEDESRSWRR; from the exons ATGATCATCGAGAGCGTCGACGCGCTCAAGTCCTGGCTGGCCAAGCTGCTGGAGCCCAT atGTGATGCAGACCCCTCTGCCTTGGCCAACTATGTGGTGGCCTTAGTGAAGAAGGACAAGCCTGAGAAGGAGCTGAAAGCTTTCTGTGCTGACCAGCTGGATGTCTTCCTGCAGAAAG AAACTTCAGGGTTTGTAGATAAACTTTTTGAAAGTCTGTACACCAAGAGTTACCTTCCTTCTGCTGAGCCCACAAAAGCAGAGGCAAAGCCTGCAGGGCAAGAGAAAGAAGAAGTCAAGGAGGAG TTGTGTgttaaacagaattttcaagAGTCTGTTGAGGAAGAGCGggagagcaggaagaagaagtATTCCAGTCCCCAGAGGAGCCGTGGAGACTCCAGTGAGCAAAG GTCCCGAGAGAAGAAGCGGGATGACGGGAAGTGGAGGGACTACGACAGGTACTATGACAGGAGTGACTTGTACAGGGAGAAGTCGGGCTGGCGCCGGGGCAGGAGCAAGAGCCGCAGCAAGAGCCGCGGGGTGAGCCGGAGCCGCAGCCGCAGCCGGGGCCGCAGCAAGGACCGGGACGGCAGGAGCG agcaccgagagagagagagatcaaaatacaagagtgaaaaaaatgaTGTTGAAGGCTCATATAATCCAGTGTCTGCATCTCCCAGTAAATCCTCTGAGCAGTATTCCTCTGCACAAGCTATTCCCACTGCTGTAACTGTAGTTGCACCTGCACACCACCTTGAGAGCACCACAGAGAGCTGGTCAAATTACTTCAACAATCACAGCAATCCCAGTTCATTTGCTAGAAACCCTCCTCCTAAAAGAAGATGTCAGGATTATGACG AGCGAGGCTACTGCGTGCTCGGCGACCTGTGCCAGTTTGACCACGGCAACGACCCTTTGGTGGTGGACGAGGTGTCCTTGCCCAGCATGATCCCGttcccgccgccgccgccggggctgCCGCCgcctccagggctgctgctgccgccgctgccggggcCGGTGCGGGGCCTGCGGCTCCCGGTGCCGCAGCCGCACacgcagccgccgccgcccgtgGTGCTGCCCGTCCCGC GACCTCCTTTGACCCAGTCCAGCCTGATTAGCAGCCGTGAGCAGCCGGGGACGAGcgcagtgcccagcctggcgCCCGTGGGAGCCCGGCTGCCTCCCCCCCTGCCCCAGAACCTGCTCTACACCGTGTCAGAAC ATACATATGAGCCAGATGGCTATAACCCTGAAGCTCCTAGTATTACCAGTGCTGGTAGATCTCAGTATCGGCAGTTCTTTACGAGAGCACAAATGCAGCGTCCCAATCTAATTGGCCTAACATCTGGGGAGATGGATACAAACCCTCGAG ctgccAACATTATCATCCAAACTGAACCTCCCATTCCCATTACAAATAACAGCAATGTCACTAGAGTTGTCCTGGAGCCAGACAGCAGGAAAAGGTCTCCAAGCAGCCTGGAATGTCCACCACTGAAGAAACCCTGGTTGGGAAA GCAAGTAAATAACAACCAGAATAAGCCAGGGTTTTTGAAAAAGAATCAATATACTAATACAAAATTAGAAGTTCGAAAAATTCCACCAGAACTGAACAATATTACACAGCTCAATGAACACTTCAGCAAATTTGGAACTATTGTAAACATTCAG GTTGCTTTCCAGAACGACCCCGAGGCCGCTCTCATCCAGTACGTGAGTAACGAGGAGGCAAGGAAGGCAATCTCCAGCACGGAGGCTGTGCTGAGCAATCGCTTCATCAGggtgctgtggcacagggacagcgAGCAGCAGTCccccctgctgcagcagcagcaggcagccagcccccagggcctgcagcacctgcagcagcaggcactggcCACACCTCCTGCTGGGAGTGCACACAGCAGCCTGGCCAAG GTGATGAACAAGCCCCTGGCATCGGGTGCTTACGTCCTGAACAAAGTCCCGGTGAAAAGGCGCCTTGGAGCAGCAGGGGGGAGCCAGCCCGAgctcagccagcctggggctgggctggaggagtCTCAG ATATTTCCTACTTCTACAAGCCACTCAAAAATGGTTTACAGTTCTTCAAACTTGAAGTCAACTCTGAAGTCTGGTGCAGGGTCTAAACCTCACGACGTGCAAGAAGCCCTTAAAAAAAAGCAG GAGGCAATGAAACTCCAGCAAGAtatgaggaaaaagaagcaggagatgttagaaaaacaaatagaatGCCAGAAA ATGTTGATATCCAAGCTGGAGAAAAACAAGGCCATGAAACCagaagagagagcagaaatTATGAAGACTTTGAAAGAGCtaacaggaaaaatatctcAGTTAAAGGATGAATTAAAAACATCATCTGCAACCTCCACACCATCCAAGTTGAAGTCTAAGACAGAG GcccagaaggagctgctggacgCAGAGCTGGACTTCCACAAGAGGCTGTCGTCCGGCGAGGACACGACCGAGCTGCGCAAGAAGCTGAACCAGCTGCAGGTGGAG GCGGCTCGGCTGGGCATCCTGCCGGCAGGCCGTGGCaaggcggcggcggggcggggccggggccgcggccgcgggggccggggccgggcggggcagAACCACATGGTGGTGGATCACCGGCCCAAGGCACTCGCCGTCGGAGGCTTcgtggaggaggagaaggacgAGCTGGTACAGCACTTCTCT AAATTTGGAGATATTGAAGATCTCCAAGAAGAGGATTCCCCATTAAGTGTTGTTGTAACATTTAAGTCCCGCTCAGAAGCTGAGAAT GCTGCTAACCAGGGATCCCGCTTCAAGGACCGGCGGCTCCAGATCTCCTGGCACAAACCCAAGGTACCCTCTGTGTCCACAGAGGTCGAGGAAGAGGAGTCCAAGGAAGAG GAGACTGAAAcctcagatttatttttgcatgaagatgatgacgatgatgatgaagatgaggatgaatCCCGTTcctggagaagatga